In Planctomycetia bacterium, one DNA window encodes the following:
- a CDS encoding thymidine kinase, which produces MSDSTIHHPPRLIVIHGSMFGGKTERMIALLRQAIADGLRVRAFKHAIDCRYDPTHLVTHRQDRFDAQPVPDAATILDRVAEIDVVAIDEGQFFKRALVPVAEELLRRGKVVLVAGITHDAWGRPFEPMPDLVDRCDEEIVCQAPCRVCGNPAPYTQRLTPVNTLHMVGGLDDYEPRCRAHFTPLPGPPEVRE; this is translated from the coding sequence GTGAGCGATTCCACGATCCATCACCCGCCGCGCCTCATCGTCATTCACGGCTCCATGTTCGGCGGAAAAACCGAGCGCATGATTGCCCTCTTGCGCCAGGCGATTGCGGACGGCCTGCGCGTTCGAGCGTTCAAGCACGCCATTGACTGCCGATACGACCCCACGCACCTCGTTACCCACCGGCAGGACCGCTTCGACGCTCAACCCGTGCCCGACGCCGCGACCATTCTCGATCGCGTCGCCGAGATCGATGTCGTGGCCATCGACGAAGGCCAGTTTTTCAAACGCGCGCTCGTGCCGGTCGCCGAGGAGTTATTGCGGCGCGGCAAGGTGGTGCTCGTCGCCGGAATCACGCACGACGCATGGGGCCGGCCGTTCGAACCGATGCCGGACCTAGTTGACCGCTGCGACGAGGAGATCGTCTGCCAGGCGCCGTGCCGCGTATGTGGCAATCCCGCGCCCTATACCCAGCGCCTGACGCCGGTGAACACCTTGCACATGGTTGGCGGGCTGGATGATTATGAACCGCGCTGCCGGGCGCACTTCACACCGCTTCCCGGCCCGCCGGAAGTTCGCGAATGA
- a CDS encoding DUF1573 domain-containing protein yields MNKAAWISVRAALVLSLVVNFGFGQPPTNVEPGQKKQQDGGAAEAKEAAKRISVHGGAPKQKIAPQPSEPTVVLKPGEVPAIKFDTPTFNFGRVRAGTDVTHDFWFTNTGTGPLELLSVRPSCGCTTSGQYDRVVQPGQSGKIPIKLSTGHGAGPMTKSISVQTNVPGEGATVTLQVTGTLWQVVQAVPTNVNYSSLRASGLTEEQLTKKVIITNNDQAPMKPSEPKVSGGPFKASLKTLTEGKEYELTVVAQQPLSKGSNTASIQIATGNAEIPMLNIPVSLYVMSDVEISPAQLQIPPTATILKPLDRMFFVRNYTDKPIQVKEVTTTNPAIKTQLTELQAGTAWRLTVTLPEQYTAAAGERMVLKTDSPTVPELIVPFMQSSPTIATGTPAKQAPRPAGVGVTNMSENPRE; encoded by the coding sequence ATGAACAAGGCAGCGTGGATCAGCGTACGGGCGGCCCTCGTCTTGAGTTTGGTTGTGAATTTTGGTTTTGGGCAGCCGCCAACGAATGTCGAACCGGGCCAGAAGAAGCAGCAGGATGGTGGGGCGGCGGAAGCCAAAGAGGCGGCGAAGCGGATCAGTGTCCATGGTGGCGCCCCCAAGCAGAAGATAGCACCGCAGCCCTCCGAGCCGACCGTCGTACTCAAGCCCGGCGAGGTTCCCGCGATCAAGTTCGACACGCCGACGTTTAATTTCGGCCGGGTGCGTGCGGGCACGGACGTGACCCACGATTTTTGGTTCACCAACACCGGAACCGGTCCGCTGGAGCTGCTGTCGGTACGTCCGAGTTGCGGTTGCACGACGAGCGGTCAGTACGATCGTGTGGTGCAGCCGGGTCAGAGCGGCAAGATACCGATCAAGTTGAGCACGGGTCACGGTGCAGGGCCGATGACCAAGTCGATATCGGTTCAGACGAATGTTCCGGGCGAGGGCGCGACGGTGACGCTGCAGGTGACCGGGACGCTGTGGCAGGTGGTGCAGGCGGTTCCTACAAACGTCAATTACAGCAGCCTGCGCGCGTCAGGCCTGACCGAGGAGCAGTTGACCAAGAAGGTCATCATCACAAACAACGATCAGGCGCCGATGAAGCCGAGCGAGCCGAAGGTGTCGGGCGGGCCGTTCAAGGCGTCGCTGAAGACGTTGACGGAAGGCAAGGAGTATGAGCTGACGGTCGTTGCGCAGCAGCCGTTGTCCAAGGGGAGCAACACGGCGTCGATTCAGATAGCGACGGGCAATGCCGAGATACCGATGCTGAACATCCCGGTGAGTCTGTATGTGATGTCGGACGTGGAGATTTCGCCCGCGCAGTTGCAGATTCCGCCGACGGCGACGATTCTGAAGCCGCTGGATCGCATGTTCTTCGTGCGGAACTACACCGATAAGCCGATCCAAGTCAAAGAAGTCACGACCACGAATCCGGCGATCAAGACGCAGTTGACCGAGCTTCAGGCCGGGACGGCATGGCGACTGACCGTGACGTTGCCGGAGCAGTACACCGCGGCGGCCGGCGAGCGCATGGTCCTCAAGACGGACAGCCCGACGGTGCCGGAGCTGATCGTGCCATTCATGCAGTCGTCGCCGACGATCGCGACGGGCACCCCGGCCAAGCAGGCGCCCCGGCCGGCGGGCGTCGGTGTTACAAACATGTCGGAGAATCCGCGGGAGTAA
- a CDS encoding ATP-binding cassette domain-containing protein: MSDPLEHPPKSSRAARTLMASAGGSNAVAVQNWLIVRGARHNNLKNIDAAIPLGRFVAVTGVSGSGKSSLVNDILRQRLARDLNGAETARPGAHDAIDGAEHLDKVIDIDQSPIGRTPRSNPATYIKLFDEIRALYALLPDSKVRGYAPGRFSFNVSSTEGGGRCEACEGNGATRIEMDFLADVWADCPVCNGRRFNHETLQIHFKGKSIFDVLDMDVQQAMEHFAAIPKVHAMLKTLHDVGLDYLKLGQSSTTLSGGEAQRIKLARELVKKSTGRTLYLLDEPTTGLHFEDIRRLLTVLHGFVDAGNTVIVIEHNLDVIKTADWVIDLGPEGGEAGGRIIAEGTPEEVARVAASYTGQALAEILGIASKSRLRKPQIRRGGRSDSPARSSSIARATGSLAHESAAANVIRVVGAREHNLKDVTVDIPRGKLTVCSGVSGSGKSSFAIDTVYAEGQRRYVESLSAYARQFLGQLQKPRVDHIHGLSPAIAIEQKAASKSPRSTVGTVTEIYDYMRVLWARIGTPHCPDCRVPIGTQTSDEIIERVLARPRGTRLMLCAPVEPSPGETWQALLNRCAAQGYTRARINGVITPLEPLPSIDARRKHAVELVVDRIVVNPGSRSRIADSIEHCLSLGNGVMLVVDLHDRANDAAEAPAGAATRFSQHLSCNQCGRSYDELTPHHYSFNARLGWCPRCEGLGVQRGTSADRVIVRSDAGLLDGAIAGWEQARDRPLLTAMIRALAREIGASADAPAAVLTPEQRHTLLFGLGDRWIALDPKQPGLRFQWKGFFPAIDEATRVSWQYRTRLQELVTDVPCLACEGGRIAPQPAATRLGDRTIVDVCGMTIARAAEFFHTLKLARRETSIAGELLHEIRARLQFLLDVGLGYLSLGRAAPTLSGGESQRIRLASQIGSGLAGVLYVLDEPTIGLHPRDNQRLVAALHKLRDLGNTLLMVEHDREVMDSADHILDFGPDAGAGGGRIVAQGAPGQLRHAARSRGTGTEEIESYTARYLAGTAAIAVPTNRRVVSPVKFDRSRDQRRDTPGNQASAPEPTRVLIDDDGQPIDAPQRGRRRTKGPIALAVDSAAPIAHATMQDPPLSGQHAPAPHLLRIAGARHHNLKNITADIPLSRFVCVTGVSGSGKSSLVTEILLPALAARLHRARLTAGAHDRIEGVDHIDKIISVDQDPIGESPLSNPATYCGIFDLVRELFARLPDAKVRGYTANRFSFNRSGGRCDDCEGQGQVCHEMHFLPDVWVTCETCGGTRYQRDTLEVRYKGKNISDVLNMTVAQAMEYFANVPRLVRLLKTLDDVGLGYLPLGQSAPTLSGGEAQRVKLAAELARPSTGKTMYVLDEPTTGLHFEDLRKLLDVLHRLVDLGNTVVCIEHNLDVVKTADWVIDLGPEAGDEGGRIVAAGTPESIAQVAASHTGRLLRPVLDAGPRAVREVYRPPARAAHPAEERIAAPPDADPVRMPWERDGKKWHTRDRLGRDGKPVDWEGAALEHLVAQIEKFGKDRLQPTDWNDRARVEIVAQAPAGVPQSAVPWFLHALTGGRWMVDCLFRVPSGTFNDRTLNRELGLLTLNERDDIHAYSSEPRVHVRPAVEGFDQVRVQIHDKKEISTRAFDLFIRKGLKAYLQCVASMANKEGGAQPWKTDGRAWHLSQRQVPHGQTKNWKPADLAALVGLVTKIMPGVVVDWSGKVFVEFSLNGSRVGKVITHQGDALRVDLHPPVGRFTPTQVEKLGFKQELNRAGSSGATVTFWFRSISEIDAKQFTAVLKESAAAAAM; the protein is encoded by the coding sequence ATGAGCGACCCACTTGAGCATCCTCCAAAAAGTTCGCGCGCGGCGCGCACGCTCATGGCCAGTGCAGGCGGTTCGAACGCGGTTGCGGTCCAGAATTGGCTCATCGTCCGCGGCGCGCGGCACAACAATCTCAAGAACATCGACGCCGCCATTCCCCTCGGACGATTCGTCGCCGTCACCGGCGTCTCCGGCAGTGGAAAATCATCGCTGGTGAACGACATTCTCCGACAACGGCTCGCGCGCGACCTCAACGGCGCCGAGACGGCCAGGCCCGGCGCGCACGACGCCATCGACGGCGCCGAACACCTCGACAAGGTCATCGACATCGACCAGTCGCCCATCGGCCGCACGCCGCGTTCCAATCCGGCGACGTACATCAAGCTGTTCGACGAAATCCGCGCGCTCTACGCCCTGTTGCCCGACAGCAAGGTGCGCGGCTACGCACCCGGCCGGTTCTCCTTCAACGTCAGCAGCACCGAGGGCGGCGGACGCTGCGAAGCCTGCGAAGGCAACGGCGCGACTCGCATCGAGATGGACTTTCTCGCCGATGTCTGGGCCGATTGCCCCGTGTGCAACGGCCGCCGATTCAACCACGAGACGCTTCAGATTCACTTCAAGGGCAAGAGCATCTTCGACGTGCTGGACATGGACGTGCAGCAGGCGATGGAGCATTTCGCGGCGATCCCGAAGGTCCATGCGATGCTGAAAACCCTGCACGACGTCGGCCTGGACTACCTCAAGCTCGGCCAATCCAGTACGACGCTGTCGGGCGGTGAGGCGCAGCGAATCAAGCTCGCCCGCGAGCTGGTGAAGAAATCGACCGGCCGCACGCTCTACCTGCTCGACGAGCCGACAACGGGGCTTCACTTTGAAGACATTCGTCGCCTTCTCACGGTGCTGCACGGATTCGTCGACGCCGGCAACACGGTGATCGTCATCGAGCACAACCTCGATGTCATCAAGACCGCCGACTGGGTGATCGACCTCGGCCCCGAGGGCGGCGAGGCGGGCGGGCGGATCATCGCCGAGGGCACGCCGGAAGAGGTCGCGCGGGTCGCCGCGTCGTACACCGGGCAGGCGCTGGCGGAAATTCTCGGCATCGCTTCAAAGAGCCGATTGCGCAAGCCGCAGATCCGCCGTGGCGGGCGATCGGATTCACCGGCGCGGAGTTCGTCGATTGCTCGCGCAACCGGCTCCTTGGCGCACGAATCTGCCGCCGCGAATGTCATTCGCGTCGTCGGGGCGCGCGAACATAACCTGAAAGACGTCACCGTCGATATCCCGCGTGGAAAGCTGACCGTCTGCTCCGGCGTCTCCGGCTCGGGCAAGTCCTCCTTTGCCATCGACACCGTCTACGCCGAAGGCCAGCGTCGCTACGTCGAATCGCTCTCCGCCTACGCACGACAATTCCTCGGGCAACTGCAAAAGCCGCGCGTCGATCACATCCACGGCCTGTCGCCCGCCATCGCCATCGAGCAAAAAGCCGCCAGCAAAAGCCCGCGTTCCACCGTCGGCACCGTCACCGAAATCTACGATTACATGCGCGTGCTCTGGGCGCGGATCGGCACGCCGCACTGCCCCGACTGCCGCGTCCCCATCGGCACGCAGACATCCGACGAAATCATCGAACGCGTGCTCGCGCGACCCCGCGGAACCAGGCTGATGCTCTGCGCTCCGGTCGAACCGTCGCCGGGCGAAACGTGGCAGGCGCTGCTCAACCGCTGCGCCGCACAGGGCTACACCCGCGCGCGAATCAACGGCGTTATCACGCCGCTCGAACCGCTCCCGTCCATTGACGCACGGCGCAAACACGCCGTCGAACTTGTCGTGGACCGCATCGTCGTGAATCCCGGCTCGCGCAGTCGAATCGCCGACTCCATCGAACACTGCCTCTCGCTCGGAAACGGGGTAATGCTCGTGGTCGACCTGCACGATCGCGCGAACGACGCCGCGGAAGCGCCAGCCGGCGCAGCGACGCGCTTCTCGCAGCATCTCTCCTGCAACCAATGCGGCCGCAGCTACGACGAACTCACCCCGCACCACTACAGCTTCAACGCCCGCCTCGGCTGGTGCCCGCGATGCGAAGGCCTGGGCGTGCAGCGCGGCACGAGCGCCGACCGCGTGATCGTGCGATCCGATGCCGGCCTGCTCGACGGCGCGATTGCCGGATGGGAGCAGGCGCGCGATCGGCCGTTGCTCACGGCGATGATCCGCGCGCTCGCGCGGGAGATCGGCGCGAGCGCTGACGCCCCGGCTGCCGTGCTGACCCCCGAACAGCGTCACACGCTGTTGTTCGGTCTCGGCGATCGGTGGATCGCGCTCGACCCGAAACAGCCCGGTTTGCGCTTCCAGTGGAAGGGTTTCTTCCCGGCGATTGATGAGGCGACGCGCGTCAGTTGGCAGTACCGCACGCGCTTGCAGGAGCTGGTCACCGACGTGCCGTGTCTCGCGTGCGAAGGCGGGCGCATCGCGCCGCAGCCTGCGGCGACCCGCCTGGGTGATCGCACGATCGTCGACGTCTGTGGCATGACGATCGCGCGGGCCGCGGAGTTCTTCCACACGCTCAAGCTCGCGCGGCGCGAGACGTCGATCGCCGGCGAATTGCTGCACGAGATTCGCGCGCGGTTGCAGTTCCTGCTTGATGTCGGACTGGGCTATCTGTCGCTGGGTCGCGCCGCACCGACGCTTTCCGGCGGCGAATCCCAGCGCATTCGACTCGCGTCGCAAATCGGCAGCGGCCTCGCGGGCGTGCTGTATGTCCTCGACGAACCGACGATCGGCCTGCACCCGCGCGACAACCAGCGCCTGGTCGCGGCGCTGCACAAACTGCGCGATCTGGGCAACACCCTGCTGATGGTGGAACACGACCGCGAAGTCATGGATTCGGCGGATCACATTCTGGACTTCGGACCCGATGCCGGCGCGGGCGGCGGGCGCATCGTCGCACAGGGCGCGCCCGGGCAGCTGCGTCATGCAGCCCGATCGCGCGGCACCGGCACGGAAGAAATCGAATCGTACACGGCGCGATACCTCGCCGGAACCGCTGCCATCGCCGTGCCGACGAACCGGCGTGTGGTGTCGCCCGTGAAGTTCGATCGCTCGCGCGATCAACGCCGGGATACGCCGGGCAATCAAGCCAGCGCGCCGGAACCGACGCGCGTGCTGATCGATGACGACGGCCAGCCAATCGACGCACCCCAACGCGGTCGCCGCCGCACAAAGGGGCCGATCGCGCTAGCAGTCGATTCCGCTGCACCGATCGCGCATGCGACCATGCAGGATCCCCCCCTGTCGGGACAACACGCCCCGGCTCCCCACCTCCTTCGCATCGCCGGCGCGCGGCATCACAACCTGAAGAACATCACCGCGGACATCCCCCTCTCGCGCTTCGTCTGCGTCACGGGCGTATCCGGCTCGGGTAAATCATCCCTCGTGACGGAGATATTACTCCCCGCGCTGGCGGCTCGCCTGCACCGCGCCCGACTCACAGCGGGCGCACACGACCGCATCGAAGGCGTCGACCACATCGACAAAATCATCAGCGTCGACCAGGACCCGATCGGCGAGTCGCCCCTCTCCAACCCCGCGACCTACTGCGGCATCTTCGATCTCGTGCGCGAGCTTTTTGCCCGTCTGCCCGATGCGAAGGTCCGCGGATACACCGCCAATCGCTTCTCCTTCAACCGATCCGGAGGCCGCTGCGACGACTGCGAAGGCCAAGGCCAAGTCTGCCATGAGATGCACTTTCTTCCCGACGTGTGGGTCACCTGCGAGACCTGCGGCGGCACGCGCTACCAGCGCGACACGCTCGAAGTGAGATACAAGGGCAAGAACATCTCCGACGTGTTGAACATGACGGTCGCGCAGGCGATGGAATACTTCGCCAACGTTCCGCGACTCGTGCGCCTGCTCAAAACGCTCGACGACGTCGGGCTGGGATACCTGCCGCTCGGCCAGAGCGCGCCGACGCTCTCGGGGGGGGAGGCGCAGCGCGTGAAACTCGCCGCCGAACTCGCCCGACCCAGCACCGGCAAGACGATGTACGTCCTCGACGAACCGACGACCGGCCTGCATTTTGAAGACCTGCGGAAACTGCTCGACGTGTTGCACCGCCTCGTGGACCTTGGAAATACCGTTGTCTGTATCGAGCACAACCTCGACGTCGTCAAAACCGCCGACTGGGTGATCGACCTCGGACCCGAGGCGGGCGACGAGGGCGGACGAATCGTCGCCGCGGGCACGCCGGAATCCATCGCACAGGTCGCGGCGTCGCACACCGGCCGATTGCTCCGGCCCGTGCTCGATGCCGGGCCGCGCGCCGTGCGCGAGGTGTACCGGCCGCCGGCGCGTGCCGCGCACCCCGCCGAGGAGCGCATCGCCGCGCCGCCCGATGCCGATCCCGTGCGCATGCCGTGGGAGCGCGACGGAAAAAAATGGCATACCCGCGATCGACTCGGCCGCGACGGCAAGCCGGTCGATTGGGAGGGCGCGGCGCTGGAGCATCTGGTCGCGCAAATCGAGAAGTTCGGCAAGGATCGTCTGCAACCAACCGACTGGAACGACCGCGCGCGGGTCGAAATCGTCGCCCAGGCGCCCGCCGGCGTCCCCCAATCCGCCGTGCCGTGGTTCCTGCACGCGCTCACCGGCGGCCGCTGGATGGTGGATTGCCTCTTCCGGGTGCCGAGCGGGACGTTTAACGATCGAACGCTGAACCGCGAACTTGGCCTGCTGACCTTGAACGAGCGCGATGACATCCACGCGTATTCATCAGAGCCGCGTGTTCACGTGCGCCCTGCCGTGGAAGGTTTCGATCAGGTGCGCGTGCAGATTCACGACAAGAAAGAAATCTCGACTCGCGCGTTCGATCTATTCATCCGCAAGGGTCTGAAAGCCTACCTCCAGTGCGTCGCGAGCATGGCGAACAAGGAGGGCGGGGCGCAGCCATGGAAAACCGACGGCCGCGCATGGCACCTCTCGCAGCGCCAGGTGCCGCACGGCCAGACAAAAAACTGGAAGCCTGCCGACCTCGCGGCACTGGTCGGTTTGGTGACAAAAATAATGCCCGGCGTGGTGGTCGATTGGTCGGGCAAGGTGTTCGTCGAGTTCTCGCTGAACGGGTCGCGCGTCGGCAAGGTCATCACCCACCAGGGCGATGCGCTGCGCGTGGACCTGCACCCACCGGTCGGACGGTTCACTCCAACACAAGTAGAGAAACTGGGGTTCAAACAAGAACTGAACCGCGCCGGCAGCAGCGGCGCGACGGTCACATTCTGGTTCCGCTCGATTTCCGAAATCGACGCAAAGCAATTCACGGCGGTATTGAAGGAGTCCGCCGCTGCAGCGGCAATGTAA
- a CDS encoding FG-GAP repeat protein — translation MSVDSNPLAHARGSVDRHGLRLIVDDANAVYPLTIDPIAQQAYLKASNTGASDWFGYSVAVSGDTVVVGAYREDSSATGVNGNGADNSAADSGAAYVFTGLGPDSDGDGVPDSLDGCPNDANKTAPGTCGCGTPDTDTDGDGTADCNDGCPNDPNLTTPNACGACGGLCGVGMAVSVPLTLCGLHRMRRSDRRRRAPGSAPTR, via the coding sequence ATGTCGGTTGATTCGAACCCGCTTGCTCACGCGCGCGGCTCGGTTGATCGACATGGGCTTCGGCTGATCGTTGATGATGCAAACGCGGTCTATCCGCTGACCATCGACCCGATCGCCCAGCAGGCGTATCTGAAGGCCTCCAACACCGGGGCGAGCGACTGGTTCGGCTACTCGGTGGCCGTCAGCGGCGACACGGTGGTGGTCGGGGCGTACCGGGAGGACAGCAGCGCTACGGGCGTGAACGGCAACGGAGCCGACAACAGCGCCGCGGATTCGGGGGCGGCCTACGTCTTCACCGGCTTGGGGCCGGACAGCGACGGCGACGGCGTGCCTGACTCGCTCGACGGCTGCCCGAACGATGCCAACAAGACGGCGCCGGGAACATGCGGTTGCGGAACGCCGGACACCGACACGGACGGCGACGGGACGGCCGACTGCAACGACGGCTGCCCGAACGACCCCAACCTGACCACGCCGAACGCCTGCGGGGCGTGTGGCGGCCTGTGCGGCGTCGGCATGGCGGTCTCGGTGCCGTTGACGCTTTGTGGCCTGCACCGCATGCGGCGCAGCGATCGTCGGCGGCGCGCGCCGGGCAGCGCGCCGACCCGCTGA
- a CDS encoding methyltransferase domain-containing protein — protein MLDSPPVRVSRAMRETLHWLVSEDDLAAPHDAEGESRRLLQRAAELHEALSGLPAATGDCDKCLIIGSTGAEVPYLAGKLGWKDVTCVAPPTCRAKRRLRRARPHPNSDASYPFTLIEQDLETDALPIDDHAFGLVVHLGRIEALRDDPEFVFYELNRVVQPRGRLVLIAENPVSLQATHALLRGAPQSTRIEHGPESAWRRYAPQEIEELLNGTGWRVETITSVVPGPALGGSWWRRRLFKRLVADLRAETGLAEPCLHTRLLVTAAKVSEPTRSYPRWLYDDEKIRQLKVEMLEHVSRPRRTARTA, from the coding sequence ATGCTTGATTCCCCTCCGGTTCGCGTCTCGCGCGCGATGCGCGAAACACTCCACTGGCTTGTTTCCGAAGACGACCTCGCCGCGCCGCACGACGCCGAGGGCGAATCGCGGCGATTGCTCCAACGCGCAGCCGAACTCCACGAAGCCCTGTCAGGCCTCCCGGCGGCGACCGGGGATTGCGACAAATGCCTGATAATTGGCTCCACCGGGGCGGAGGTGCCCTATCTCGCCGGCAAGCTCGGCTGGAAAGATGTGACCTGCGTCGCCCCACCGACCTGCCGCGCCAAACGCCGCCTCCGCCGCGCCCGGCCGCACCCGAACTCCGACGCCTCCTACCCCTTCACGCTCATCGAACAAGACTTGGAGACCGATGCCCTTCCGATCGACGACCACGCCTTTGGACTGGTCGTTCACCTCGGCCGGATTGAAGCCTTGCGCGACGATCCGGAATTCGTGTTTTATGAATTAAATCGCGTCGTTCAGCCGCGCGGCAGACTCGTGCTCATCGCCGAGAATCCCGTCAGCCTTCAGGCGACGCATGCGCTCCTGCGCGGCGCGCCGCAAAGCACGCGGATCGAACACGGCCCCGAATCCGCCTGGCGACGCTACGCTCCGCAGGAGATCGAGGAACTGCTCAACGGCACCGGCTGGCGCGTCGAAACGATCACATCGGTCGTGCCAGGACCGGCGCTGGGCGGAAGCTGGTGGCGGCGGCGGCTCTTCAAGCGTCTGGTCGCCGATTTGCGCGCCGAGACCGGCCTTGCCGAGCCATGCCTGCACACGCGCCTGCTGGTCACTGCGGCCAAGGTCAGCGAGCCGACGCGCAGTTACCCCCGCTGGCTCTACGACGACGAGAAAATCCGCCAGCTTAAGGTGGAAATGCTCGAGCACGTTTCGCGCCCGCGACGAACCGCCCGGACGGCCTGA
- the uvrA gene encoding excinuclease ABC subunit UvrA, whose protein sequence is MEPATIDIKNARVHNLREVCLALPRNKLIVFTGVSGSGKSSLAFDTLYAEGQRRYIESLSSYARQFMGQMQKPDCDLIAGLSPAIAIQQKTTGWNPRSTVATITAIHDFLRVLFARIGMQHCTQCGRPISAQSREQIVAGMLDSFVRSADDARGGVRALILAPQARAQKGEFRDLFEDLVRAGYVRARVDGRIVMLTDDLALEKNRRHDIEVVVDRLVISPDNRSRMAEAVESALRLGKGSLIVAPDAGDAQAGARRTSSGEKVFSSSSACTRCGISFETLTPQLFSFNSPTGMCMKCDGLGELLDFDPDLLVPDPSKNFFAPCIEPMRTKIGKWRRHIYEAVARAVGFDINLPWNKLPPKAREALLHGTGNRHLTFEWKWSGGIWKHGGTFDGVLEELREKHRKAKATFVRDYYEKYMRRGPCPDCAGARLNAQARAVRLPVNSKALGTASSNGKGPNLAEFCGLPVARARAMLDDLALSPVQKIVAGEVLKELRARMDFLLNVGLDYLSLDRTAPTLSGGELQRIRLAGQIGSGLAGVLYILDEPSIGLHHRDNQKLLESLLALRDMGNTVIVVEHDEDTMRAADYVVDFGPGPGVRGGHIVVEGDFDAVLNCDKSLTGQYLSGKREIEVPKHRRPVTRITPKRTGRTAGSSAK, encoded by the coding sequence GTGGAACCCGCCACCATCGACATCAAGAACGCCCGCGTGCACAACCTGCGCGAGGTCTGCCTCGCGCTCCCGCGCAATAAGCTGATTGTCTTTACAGGCGTCTCGGGCAGCGGAAAATCGTCGCTCGCGTTCGACACGCTCTACGCCGAGGGCCAACGGCGCTACATCGAATCGCTCTCATCGTACGCGCGGCAATTCATGGGCCAAATGCAAAAGCCCGATTGCGATCTCATCGCCGGCCTCTCCCCCGCCATCGCCATTCAGCAGAAGACCACCGGCTGGAACCCGCGTTCCACCGTCGCCACCATCACGGCGATTCACGATTTTCTCCGTGTGCTCTTCGCTCGCATCGGTATGCAGCACTGCACGCAATGCGGCCGGCCCATCTCGGCGCAATCGCGCGAGCAGATCGTCGCGGGCATGCTCGATTCTTTTGTTCGCAGCGCAGACGATGCCAGGGGCGGCGTGCGCGCGCTCATCCTCGCGCCCCAGGCCCGTGCCCAGAAAGGCGAGTTTCGCGATCTCTTCGAAGACCTCGTCCGCGCCGGTTACGTCCGCGCGCGGGTGGACGGCCGCATCGTGATGTTGACCGATGATCTGGCACTGGAGAAAAATCGCCGCCACGACATTGAAGTCGTCGTCGATCGACTGGTGATTTCACCGGACAATCGTTCGCGCATGGCCGAAGCGGTGGAGAGCGCCCTGCGCCTCGGCAAAGGATCGCTCATCGTCGCGCCGGACGCCGGAGACGCGCAAGCGGGCGCCCGCAGAACGTCCTCGGGCGAAAAAGTGTTCTCGTCCAGCTCCGCCTGCACGCGCTGCGGCATTTCCTTCGAGACGCTTACGCCGCAATTGTTTTCCTTTAATTCGCCGACGGGCATGTGCATGAAGTGCGACGGCTTGGGGGAACTGCTGGACTTCGATCCCGACCTGCTCGTGCCCGATCCGTCGAAAAACTTTTTCGCGCCGTGCATCGAACCGATGCGCACCAAGATCGGCAAATGGCGGCGGCACATCTACGAAGCCGTTGCCCGCGCGGTGGGATTCGATATCAACCTGCCGTGGAACAAGCTGCCGCCCAAGGCGCGGGAGGCGCTGCTCCATGGCACCGGCAATCGGCACCTGACGTTCGAATGGAAATGGTCCGGCGGCATCTGGAAACACGGCGGAACCTTTGACGGCGTGCTGGAAGAATTGCGCGAGAAGCATCGCAAGGCCAAAGCAACGTTCGTCCGTGACTACTACGAGAAATACATGCGCCGCGGACCCTGCCCCGATTGCGCCGGAGCGCGATTGAATGCGCAGGCTCGCGCGGTGCGGCTGCCGGTTAACAGCAAGGCCCTCGGCACGGCATCGAGCAATGGGAAGGGACCCAATCTCGCGGAGTTCTGCGGACTGCCCGTCGCGCGGGCGCGGGCGATGCTCGACGACTTGGCGCTCTCGCCGGTGCAGAAGATCGTCGCAGGGGAAGTGCTGAAGGAGCTTCGCGCGCGGATGGATTTTCTGCTCAACGTCGGGCTGGATTACTTGAGCCTGGATCGAACCGCGCCGACGCTCTCGGGCGGCGAATTGCAGCGCATTCGCCTCGCGGGCCAGATCGGTTCCGGCCTGGCCGGCGTGCTGTACATTCTCGACGAGCCTTCGATTGGTCTGCACCACCGCGATAATCAGAAACTGCTGGAAAGCCTGCTGGCCCTGCGTGACATGGGCAACACGGTGATCGTCGTCGAACACGACGAAGACACGATGCGCGCGGCGGATTACGTCGTGGACTTCGGCCCCGGCCCCGGCGTCCGCGGCGGGCACATCGTGGTGGAAGGTGATTTTGACGCGGTGTTGAATTGCGACAAATCCCTGACGGGGCAGTACCTGTCGGGCAAGCGCGAGATTGAAGTACCCAAACATCGCCGGCCAGTCACGCGCATCACGCCGAAACGGACGGGTCGCACCGCAGGATCGAGCGCGAAATGA